Below is a genomic region from Zeugodacus cucurbitae isolate PBARC_wt_2022May chromosome X, idZeuCucr1.2, whole genome shotgun sequence.
ttttaaatataaataaatattgtcgaTTGTTGATGAGCCATGCCCCAGCCTTTCTGAAAATGGAGGATAGTGTGACCAAAGCTCCGGtctcttattaaaattttttgaatttaaaatggtGTCATACAAGAAATAGGCGAGGTTGTAGTCTGTTTTCAACCAGCAACATAAGGAAGTCAAgataattgtatgtatgaacGCTAATATATCGATCTCATCATTATATTGGTTATATTAGGGCTAGGGATGGTCTATATGGCGAGAACTTGTCACGcaattatattaagataacacactatTTGACCCATGTATTCGTCATAAACTACACTAGTAttgcgaaaatcattatatatagtatatgggtgCTAGTATATGAGAACATTTTACCCACTCCACACCTATATTTCACCGAAACATACGAAATAAAGCCAACTTGATCCTTGTATTCGGTATTCAtccgattttatttaattttagctcCAGGACATATTAGTATCAGAAGAAGACGCCCTCTAAGTTTAAGCTAAATATATTGAGGTCGTCATATTCGGTATCTTGCGTCTTGAGaagttattatccaatttcgaATTCGTCTTTTGAAGGGACGAGTTGAatttcggatgtctgtctgtccatacGCAAGCCTTTaacatcaataaaaatttgaatactgAATGAAGCTTGGTACACGTGTTAATTGTCTTTGTGAGAGGGTTGGTATTGCAGATAggcgaaatcggatcattgccACGAATATGAGGAACTCAGTGCTTATGGCTGACATTATACAGAAACTATCGGTCCATTTATGAGTCATTTTATGATATTAAGAGAGTATATTTCCCTGATAAAACCAGGTCAACACTTCTCTTAACACTCAAATACTTAAATTCCAACATTCGGTGGGATATATGACTGTATATCGGTCAATATGTAAGATATTGTATCAAAATTAGTGAACGTACAAacgtgaatatacatatatatattatatatatatatatatataggctgacaatgcattaaaaatattacattatgtTTACTTCGTGTTTTCAGACGAGATATGTGGACAACATAAACCGAGTCCAAATGGAGTGTTAGAGGAGTTCGAACGAAAGTTTAAACATAATAGTAGTAATACAAATATACGACGTAGGCGAGAAACTGAAAACCTTAATCaaactaataatataaatacaatagcTTCGGAATTAGAAATCCATCAGCGTCAACCTCAACATAGCTTTAAAAGACAAAACGACATAAGGAACAGCAGTCAAGAAATCGATATACCGTGTGGGTCACTTTTTATCTacggaaatcaaaattttactttaaaacaaagtgggcgaaataaaatcaatgataacaGCTTTTGTGTCAGAAACCATTTTTCCCAAGAAAGTATTGATTTGGTTTCTGAACAATATCATACCGAATCTCCAtcaaagtaagtaaaataaatatagcacTATACTTAATTTAAGCCAAGCGTAGCAATGTCAATTAACTTTTCCAGCATATGTTTCTTTAGTTCCGAACTAGATGTCATAAAATGTAGTCAGTCAGTAAATAACATTCACTTGACATCCTTTTGATATAGTTTTAGATTTTACAACCAAACCTGCACATTTTCCACATGAGACCATTTTTGATTTCATCAGATTATTTTACTTAACTGGTCCAATTAATTTTGTAACGAAAATATCAGCCAATTTGCAAAatgcatatactcgtattaatgaaattaagttgGGTATATTTTCCTTATAAACATTGAAAGTTTATCGCTTCTAACGGCGTTGTTTGCTGAGTGTTCACATATAATATCGGTTCGGCTTGTCTCCTAGTGACATTTCTAGAAATAAGGGAATGGATCGTCTTTATTCGCTGTCGATGAAATGTTTTAAGGCCATGGCTGGTATTGAGTAAAAAGAGAAGAAATAAGAATTATTCAGTAATTTGTCGTGTTTCACCATGCATAATTTATAATGATATTCATACATTTCATTCAGTCTGTTTTCTGAGCACTCTATGTACTTATAATTTAAGGTTCAGTTCAAACATATCAATGAATTCCATTTCGTACAATCCTGCTCCTTTTGGTGTGGGATATCTTTAAGTTATAATAAATTGGTAAAGACCAACCCATCCTCTTGTATCCTGCATTTTTAGGCAAACACGATATTTGGTTACCAACTACGGAGTATATGAAACGGATGATGTCAACAGTAAATCAACTGATCTATGGCTGGATGAAACAGATAGAAATTTCGATGATGATCGGAGATTAAGCAAAAGAAAATCAATCGATACTAACAAAGAAGTGAAGTTATATGGACGCTCAAACGCAAACTCAGCGATATATTTAACCCAAGTACCATCAATATCAGTAATTCCCAAGAGTTCTAgccaaatttacaaattaacaAGCACTGACACagatttgtcaaaaaataagtTTAGCAGCGAACAaactaaaaaaagaattagtgaTAACAtcgtaaaaacaataaattcaagTAGTAATGAAGATTTTACTAGGCAGTTTTTGACACTACAAGAAGGAAAGCAATCACAGTCAGCTCAACAAATAACAGACCTTTCAAAAGCTTCGCCAAAAAAAAGCTACACGAATAGCAACGATAACATAAAACCAAATACCAATGGAAAAGGACATAAATCCTATAATAATCAGTGCGATAATTTAGAAAATGCCTGCAACACAATTAATGCAAACGTAAATAGCAGTGAAAGTAGCAGTAGTAGCACCGACAAACGAAATATTGTTAAAAGCAGGAGTAGAAGTAGGAGTAGCAGTAGTagtaatagttgtaattgtgaTATAACAGGTGATAACAGTACATTGCATGGTTTTGGTGTTGGCATATTAAGCAGTTTTTTGGGTGATTGTGACTCTTCAAGTAACATTGCGGAAGCTCAACCACCGGCTTTACATCATTCTCAACTTGAAGACCAGTGCCAACATAATAAAACTATACGGCTAAGCTGGGACGTACCTGAGCAGACTTTTTTAACCCAAAAAAGTTATTCCGActgtaaatcaaattttttggtTGAGATAGAATCACAAGCACCTATATCGGAACTTAAAACGATTTTAAGACACGGTTCAGATGATATCACTGATTGTGATAGTTGCAGCGAACTGCAATTATTGCGTTCAAAGGATTATTTTGCTGACTCCGATGCTGAATGTGGGAGTTTGGAAGATAATATAATCGATTTAACTTCAGAAAATTCAAATGTTGACGTCTTTATAGGGCGCGGAGGGATCGAAAAATTAAACACTAAATTAGACTCTTGCAATAAAGAATTCCAGACTTGGAGCCATAACAAACAAATTGATTGTTTATCGCAtccattaataaaattttatgtaaacgAAGACAACGCCaagaattattttgatatatcaGAGACTTTCTTATCTGACCAACATTCTAAAGATATTTATGGAAACATGGATCTTGAAAGTAATCGAGAGCAATTAGGTGGATCTGACGGAGGAGCAATTAAGCGGACAAACAACAATGGTTTAGTAGGCAATGAAAGTTATGATAAAGGACAGCCAACAACGCAACACACAATTGgtatgtttgaaaaatattatgagTATGAATAATAAGTTTATCAAAGGATACGTTGagacatattaatatattatattatataatatatcataTTATATTGTTTCTCAGTTGAGTATTCTAGTAGCAAAGTCAAACTCAATACCCTAAGCGATTGCTGACATtgacattaatttattttatgctttgAAACGTGGTCGTTTAAATTTTTAGCAAATGGACCGATAGGAGCTGAGAATCTTGGGACATCAAACATTCCAGAAACTATAAATGGCACAATAATTGGAGGTGGAATAAATCAGCAAAAGACAGGGATTAATGCAACGCAAAAGCGACCACAAAGAAGAGGAGGAAAACCACAACCTGATCGCCCTCAaagagttttattttgtttggggGTAAAAAACCCACTTCGCGCCTTATGTATCAGTATAGTCGAGTGGAAGCatcctttttaaatattaatattatgctaaaaaataaatCGTATTTACTAATGTACATGCATACGGAATATAGATTTCATACGATTTTCCTAAATTGTAAAACGTACATTTCCAATCAATACAGACCATTTGAGTATTTGATATTATTAACCATTTTTGCAAATTGTGTTGCTTTAGCAGTTTATACACCGTATCCATATAGCGATTCTAATGTAACCAATCAGGCTTTGGTATGTTTTATGATCTCAATACAATAATGTTTATTatccttttaaatttccttaCAGGAAAAGatagaatacatatttttagtaatatttacAGCAGAATGTGTAATGAAGATAATTGCGTATGGATTTTTACTACATAGCGGCTCGTATTTGCGAAATGGATGGAATATTTTAGATTTCTTTATTGTGGTTATAGGGTAAGTAGTAGTAGTGTACTCGTTCAGTTAAATTGCATTATATGATAAAAATGTATTGCTAATGTTTTGTTAACTCTTTTATACATTGCTATATGTAGTAGAAGTAAAGAATTTAATGATAATAATGCTTCCAATACTTTTTTGATAGCATGATAAGTACTGTTCTTTCGAATCTTATGAAGGAAGGCTTCGATGTAAAAGCTCTAAGAGCTTTTCGAGTTTTACGACCTCTTCGACTAGTTTCTGGTGTCCCAAGTAAGTTTTTTCGTGAACTTTATTAATATGGTAACACATAAATTGAATAGTACAATATAAACTCGCCGTAATTAAGActcaatttgtaaaactttattgtttttattgaggAAAAATAAATCCAATAGAATTTTCCATTTGTAGAAATTGTGataatcgcccctattcccgttgtcgttatcgttttaaaacgacttaaaaacgcctatttggcattccggttggcgttaacgacatttatcgaaaataaattgagattccccaatttgaaacgactatagaaacgacatagaaacagtcgttttttgtcgttgctataattgtgagcgacatagaaacgacgcggttgtttgaaggaatatttgaagtgaagatgaaaattccaaatcggacagtttgaaattttaatttctgaaatggaaaaatatcctgcatatgccaaagactttagaaaagggataaatcctttaaatttcgattttttgggagggatatttttttcttaaaaaaaaaaaataaatccattccaccgccatctctcgtcggaaattgttggcattaataaaactgcatttttaatatttaagaatatatttaagatatgaaagatcttaaaattcaaaacgaagaaaaaaatagtactccaacaagaggaggagttaataaacagatacccatgtctcctttggctggaccactagttagagtagtcggattagccagaagcaaggagcatgagacgctggaagtataacatgttttagaaaaaagtttggaggacgcagatgtcaccactacttcttttaaaaaatcaaataaagatggaagactaacattgctgtacttaagtaaaataattaaagtgataacgttgtttagagtcaatatagatagcataaaatccattaaggactgctttaaaaatgtgtctcgttgcataagaaagaaatttttatatgggaaaagagctccttaaagtatactatataaaatatgtagacaaatttcgataacttttcttaggcgttacgatatacttcaagaataccaatttaggaacgaaacgacgataagaacgacaacgacttagaaacgactattaaaacgacaacgacaacgggaatagggccgaataataaaaatgagatacataagtgtatattacaacatgtatataataatataatattaaaatattttgtggaagtattagctttttgttatattattaaagatcaatatatatttttttatttttttcgatttctatttataaataaatgtttaactaACTGCCATTAATTAAAGGCTTACAGGTTGTGTTGAATTCGATCCTCCGAGCAATGATACCGCTGTTACATATTGCTTTACTAGTTTTGTTTGTCATTATCATATACGCAATCATTGGATTAGAACTGTTTTCTGGAAAATTGCACAAAACTTGTCTTCGTCCTGACACTGGTTAGTCATTTATATGAggatgtaataaataatattataatttgtattatttattttatcaaataaaGGCGAATATATGAAAGATGAACACCCCTGTGGAAACGGATTTCAATGTGCAGCAGGATATGTATGCCATGAAAAATGGGACGGCCCCAATTATGGTATTACTAATTTCGACAACTTTGGTTTGGCTATGCTGACCGTGTTTCAGTGTGTTACTTTAGAAGGTTGGACAGATGTGCTATATAATGTAAGATAGACCATCCACATATTGATTTAACCTTTGTAACTTTATtgtattcatatttatgtaatagATTCAAGATGCCATGGGCAGTACATGGCAATggatttattttgtttcaatgGTTATATTAGGTGCTTTTTTCGTAATGAACTTAATTCTTGGTGTGCTGTCTGGTGAATTTTCAAAAGAgcgtacaaaagcaaaaaatcgtGGAGACTTTCAAAAACTTAGGGAGAAACAACAGATCGAGGAGGATGTGCGCGGCTATCTTGATTGGATTACCCAAGCGGAAGATATTGAACCAGATGTCGACGGAAGTTTAATGCAAgatggaaaaacaaaacaagccaaTGAGACAAATTCAATGGATCAAATGGAAGAAGAATGTCAAGAAATTCAAACAACTGAATCTTGGTGGCGTAAGAAGAAAAAAGATATAGATCGTCTGAACCGTAGAATGAGGCGGTCCTGTAGGAAAGCTGTAAAATCTCAAGCTTTTTATTGGCTCATTATAATGTTAGTGTTTTTAAATACCGGTGTACTTGCTACCGAACATTACGACCAACCAATTTGGCTTGATAACTTTCAaggtatttatttcatttacatttcttCTCAGTCGTCATATCATCAAAAAATTCGACTTAcagagtatacaaatattttcttcattggATTATTTACTTGTGAAATGATGCTTAAAATGTACAGTTTGGGATTTCAAGGCTATTTTGTGTCGTTGTTTAATCGTTTCGATTGTTTTGTTGTGATTGGTAGTATAACGGAAACAATACTAACAAACACCGGTATAATGCCACCGTTGGGAGTATCAGTATTACGTTGTGTTCGGCTTTTAAGAGTTTTCAAGGTCACAAAGTAAGTTGAAATTGCCTGTCTGTCGGATaagatttgtaaattttatctATTTGTTTTACAGATATTGGCGATCTCTTTCTAATCTTGTGGCTTCATTATTGAATTCAATACAGTCAATCGCTTCCCTTTTACTATTGCTGTTTCTTTTCATAGTAATATTTGCTCTTTTGGGTATGCAAGTCTTTGGaggaaaatttaactttaaaccGTCAGAAGAAAAACCTCGTTGGAATTTCGATTGCTTTTGGCAAAGTTTATTAACTGTATTTCAGGTAATATTTGTATACTTGACcacaacttttcaaggcccagaTACCGAATTATTGACTTCGAAAGCAAAATAGTCGTTAATCTTTTGTCAAATTTACGTTTTAGATTCTTACTGGTGAGGACTGGAACGTTGTCATGTATGACGGAATACTTGCCTATGGAGGAATAAAGACATTTGGAGCATTGGcatgcatatattttataattttattcatatgCGGCAATTATATATTGCTGAACGTTTTCTTGGCCATTGCTGTTGATAATCTGGCTGATGCAGATTCTTTAACAACAATCGAAAAGGAAGAAGAAATCGATGATGGTAAAAATAACAAGTCGCATAGCCCTACTCCAACTATTGAAGGTGAGGAAgaggaaaatatgaatatagaaATCGATGTGGACGGACattgtattgaaattgaaaaattgtaagtACATTTTTGGTGAATTATTCACCACCGACGGTATACCCATATAgcaatctaaatatttttttgagtttttaacaACAAGAAATGCATTATTTTCTATCCAAtcaatgtatatttatttcCCGAATATGTAATATCAGGGATGAGGAGACTCCTTCTGAAGATGAAGAGGATGAAATATGTGATGAGGATCAGGAAGGTAAGACTGCAGTACCTTAAACCTTAAACCACACAAGTTGGAAATTTTAAGTATTTCGTTtaataattaagtaattaataattaagcaAAATCTAAAGGAGACTTTAAGACCTTTGAAACTACTTTTGTTTagataaattttaagtaattattttatttaatatatgtgtGTCTACAAATTATAGATTCATTCATTATGTAAATTGCTATGTACATGCATTTGCACAGTCAGATGTATTCctatgaaatttataaacataaatgcTTTTCCAActaacttttataaaatttgagcGCTTAGGGTAATATTCATTATCATTAAAATCCTTATTAACAATGTTTAGAATCCCGTTCCGAAGTAACACCTCGAGCAACTGCACGACCTCGACGTCTCTCTGAAATCAGCATTAAGAAGACTAAAAAACCAATGCCACAAGGaagttcattttttatatttagtaacACAAACAGGTAATTAAACAAAGACATCAAGCAGCTTTTTTGTGCATGTGCTTTAACATACCTGTTACACATtactttaatgaaaatatatgttgcaaaaaagaaagcaaagttttagtatattcaaaataatagaaatgttTTAGAATTGCAGTATGAATAATTTTAACATTGTAAaattagtggtactcatttaacgtcgcgCAAACGTATGGCAATATCACGAAATAGCAATATTGTAAAATAGCTGTtcatttttacatgcattttatttgacgacaatcttgcaaatatgcggcACCTTTTTCAGTGGCAACGATGGCAAGTTTACGCAATTCACAATCAGGTGATAATTCAAAgcgtttatttgttttaaaatataagattaaaatataatttgaggtaatattaaaatatgtatgtgttattttacatttcacgGTTTTGTTTCAGAAATCAACAGCACAAATCTTTAATGATAAAATATTAGACATATAGCAATATTGTCGCAGAACGCTCGTTTAACTTATATtgccatatttatataattgcgaCGTTAAATGAATCATTATTATGTTACTGCAATGTGATTTTTTGGCATTTCACGTATACAGTTGGggttatgcacatatgtatactttaaaggaaaattatttttggggataactatttttgttaataaaaccgTTTTCCGTTTATGCGGTCGGTTAAAATTATTAGATCAGAATCATTTCTACATCTTAAACACAACTTATTTGTTGTattgtgtatatttttcatCTAGTTAGATTTCAGTTGACTTTCAGTTTTAAACTATTATTTCTCTTGTGTAGTATAATTTTCACCAGATGCGAACTACATCATACATTTGCACATActcgtttatttatgtatttcaatttgtaattattaaCTAAGTTATTAATGTGTTATATGTtgagttaattaaattatgtcATCTAGCCTTACTCACATTTAAGTTACATTAATGAAAAGTTagctataaatatgtacattatttGAAATCTATGTATCTAAGGGAAAATTGTACTCACAGTTCGTGATATGTTTTAGTTAACTGAACGGTATTAAAcctacttaaaatattttacaatgtaTCTTAAGTACGTTGTACTAACTGTATCCAGAATATGCAtaaattgtgttttaattttttttatttcggacAATACATAATCTACTGGAAATAATACAATTGTCGCCACATTTGAATTTCTTTCACATTGTTGCACAAAGTAGACTAATTTTGTTCATGTAACGGTTTTTGTTAGCATCAAAAAGGAAGATACTAGACTGgctatctatgtatataaaattccatttttgcaaaaattgagatatcgttATGAATCTcagatgtatatgtatatcttaacAACTACCACAAAATTAATCAACTCGTAACAAAAGCGATTGAAAATAAGTGGCCCTCTTATAACGATTACATTAAattgttcaaatttaaataattcttttcataatcaaatacatacattacGTGTAAAATGCAACGAACCGTGAGtactaattttctttttatagacAGCCCTTCTCAAGGAATTGCGCCAAAACTATTATTAAAACATTCTTATGCAGACAGCCAAAGAGAGATTTTGATTGTATTTATATTGACATATTTACAGTGACAGACATTCGTTTAAACGCagccttatttttcattttgcttcatTTTCTCTCTTTTATTAATGACttgcttaaaacaaattatatgttGTATTGCTTGCTAGGCTAACGGGAGTTTGTTTGTAGCGCAAAAACCAaggttaattgttgttgttatatttaatgcaatttttcttatttttatggaTTAGCTATTACACAATTACGCATATTtgatttgtgttaatttttgtgtttttttatatttattgagttCAATGTTCGTTTTTGctcagttttttaaataaagccaataaaataagaaaaaaaacatttctttataaCATGGACACTCGCATAACTTGGACAAAAAGTGCTGAACTGCAGGTTTTACTGTAATATGATAAAAAAGAGGCAGACATTCGTTTAAACGCATCAATTAAATgtctcatattttcatatttattaagttttcaataattaattgatattgcatttttatactctcgcaacaaaatttgctaagaaagtattatagttttgttcacataacaattgtttgtaagtcataaaactaaacgagttagatatagggttatatatatcaaaataatcagggtcacgagacgagtcaaaatccgaatgtctgtctgtccgtccgttcgtccgtataacggataacttcagtaaaaattgagatgtctTTACGAAACTTGGTggtatgttccttgggaccgtgcgagggttgctttcgaaaatgagcaaaatcggaccactgccacgcccacaaaatggtgaaaaccgaaaacacataaagtgtcataactaagccacaaataaagttataaaagtaaaatttagtgcaAAGGATCGTCCttgtaagggccatatttggatgtaacttttttggggaagtgtgcgTAATCCCGACCCCCAataagctacactcagatttgtttacaaatgtgggcgtggcatcgcccacttatggggcaAAACCCATATCGCAGGAACTACGAGACAgacttcaatgaaattcggtacataatattatcttgacaccttgatgacacGTTTGGaatatggatgaaatcggttcacaaccacgacaacttcccatatgggagttatataactcaattttgaattccatcttattccttcactttataatatatacataagaagatagcaaaataaaactttacacaaatactgtatatgatctgtg
It encodes:
- the LOC105219273 gene encoding muscle calcium channel subunit alpha-1 isoform X3, whose protein sequence is MKKDEICGQHKPSPNGVLEEFERKFKHNSSNTNIRRRRETENLNQTNNINTIASELEIHQRQPQHSFKRQNDIRNSSQEIDIPCGSLFIYGNQNFTLKQSGRNKINDNSFCVRNHFSQESIDLVSEQYHTESPSKQTRYLVTNYGVYETDDVNSKSTDLWLDETDRNFDDDRRLSKRKSIDTNKEVKLYGRSNANSAIYLTQVPSISVIPKSSSQIYKLTSTDTDLSKNKFSSEQTKKRISDNIVKTINSSSNEDFTRQFLTLQEGKQSQSAQQITDLSKASPKKSYTNSNDNIKPNTNGKGHKSYNNQCDNLENACNTINANVNSSESSSSSTDKRNIVKSRSRSRSSSSSNSCNCDITGDNSTLHGFGVGILSSFLGDCDSSSNIAEAQPPALHHSQLEDQCQHNKTIRLSWDVPEQTFLTQKSYSDCKSNFLVEIESQAPISELKTILRHGSDDITDCDSCSELQLLRSKDYFADSDAECGSLEDNIIDLTSENSNVDVFIGRGGIEKLNTKLDSCNKEFQTWSHNKQIDCLSHPLIKFYVNEDNAKNYFDISETFLSDQHSKDIYGNMDLESNREQLGGSDGGAIKRTNNNGLVGNESYDKGQPTTQHTIANGPIGAENLGTSNIPETINGTIIGGGINQQKTGINATQKRPQRRGGKPQPDRPQRVLFCLGVKNPLRALCISIVEWKPFEYLILLTIFANCVALAVYTPYPYSDSNVTNQALEKIEYIFLVIFTAECVMKIIAYGFLLHSGSYLRNGWNILDFFIVVIGMISTVLSNLMKEGFDVKALRAFRVLRPLRLVSGVPSLQVVLNSILRAMIPLLHIALLVLFVIIIYAIIGLELFSGKLHKTCLRPDTGEYMKDEHPCGNGFQCAAGYVCHEKWDGPNYGITNFDNFGLAMLTVFQCVTLEGWTDVLYNIQDAMGSTWQWIYFVSMVILGAFFVMNLILGVLSGEFSKERTKAKNRGDFQKLREKQQIEEDVRGYLDWITQAEDIEPDVDGSLMQDGKTKQANETNSMDQMEEECQEIQTTESWWRKKKKDIDRLNRRMRRSCRKAVKSQAFYWLIIMLVFLNTGVLATEHYDQPIWLDNFQEYTNIFFIGLFTCEMMLKMYSLGFQGYFVSLFNRFDCFVVIGSITETILTNTGIMPPLGVSVLRCVRLLRVFKVTKYWRSLSNLVASLLNSIQSIASLLLLLFLFIVIFALLGMQVFGGKFNFKPSEEKPRWNFDCFWQSLLTVFQILTGEDWNVVMYDGILAYGGIKTFGALACIYFIILFICGNYILLNVFLAIAVDNLADADSLTTIEKEEEIDDGKNNKSHSPTPTIEGEEEENMNIEIDVDGHCIEIEKLDEETPSEDEEDEICDEDQEESRSEVTPRATARPRRLSEISIKKTKKPMPQGSSFFIFSNTNRFRVFCHWLCNHSNFGNVILCCIMFSSAMLAAEDPLRPNADRNKVLNKFDVFFTGVFTIELLLKLISYGFVLHDGAFCRSAFNLLDLLVVCVSLISIQSSSNAISFVKILRVLRVLRPLRAINRAKGLKHVVQCVIVAVKTIGNIVLVTCLLQFMFAVIGVQLFKGKFSLCSDGSKMKREDCFGTYLIYEDGDVHKPRLMERAWDKNKFHFDDVAKAMLTLFTVSTFEGWPALLYVSIDSNEVDGGPIHNFRPIVAAYYIIYIIVIAFFMVNIFVGFVIVTFQNEGEQEYKNCDLDKNQRNCIEFALKAKPVRRYIPKHGIQYKVWWFVTSSSFEYTIFILIMINTVTLAMKYHNQPPWYTELLDALNMIFTAVFALEFVFKLAAFRFKNYFGDAWNVFDFIIVLGSFIDIVYSEIKNKDNTSAPCDIVEGCKAKAKTGSNLISINFFRLFRVMRLVKLLSKGEGIRTLLWTFIKSFQALPYVALLIIMLFFIYAVIGMQVFGKINLNDETAIHRNNNFQTFPQAVLVLFRSATGEGWQEIMMSCSTDKDVHCDPRSSETKDCGSSIAFPYFISFYVLCSFLIINLFVAVIMDNFDYLTRDWSILGPHHLDEFIRLWSEYDPDAKGRIKHLDVVTLLRKISPPLGFGKLCPHRMACKRLVSMNMPLNSDGTVLFNATLFAVVRTSLSIKTDGNIDEANAELRATIKQIWKRTSPKLLDQVVPPPGNDDEVTVGKFYATYLIQDYFRRFKKRKEQEGKEGQSENATITLQAGLRTLHEVSPALKRAISGNLDELSEEPEPMHRRHHTLFGTVWSSFRRHGNSFRHDRKNQKSQFNGNIGSAESTPTVADSFATNAMYDANRCNVSDSINHITKSLMQARFGSQPTEGSNSTEYHDFTAPGEIRTFSESISMRPLVMNSGNDGNTSLTLNSGRISNQESPFATTQSYDSSTTGVSLHHYNNANGIRGRDRAMLTKIGSPYDHRPSATISKVNGPAESLVGGVLVAEGLGKYCDSEFVGQATREIQEALDMTLEEMNLAARELLASERSTGQSSFI